One segment of Methylocella silvestris BL2 DNA contains the following:
- a CDS encoding methanol/ethanol family PQQ-dependent dehydrogenase — protein sequence MRTLLTSVSVATLVAISQFGFAPIASANDKLNQLSQSDDNWVMPGKDYKSDNFSKLTQINASNVKQLKPAWSFSTGVLNGHEGAPLVVDGKMFISSPFPNTTFALDLDEPGVILWEDKPKQNPAARAVACCDVVNRGLAYWPGDGKTPSLILKTQLDGHVVALNAATGEVYWKVENSDIKVGSTLTIAPYVVKDIVLVGSSGAELGVRGYVTGYDVKTGEQKWRAYATGPDSDLLLADDFNIKNPHYGQKGLGTSTWEGDAWKIGGGTNWGWYAFDPDTNMTYFGTGNPAPWNETMRPGDNKWTMTIFGRDVDTGKAHFGYQKTPHDEWDFAGVNVMMLSDQKDKDGKLRKLLTHPDRNGIVYTLDRTNGDLVSANKIDDTVNVFKQVDLKSGTPVRDPEFGTRMDHLAREVCPSAMGYHNQGHDSYDANKQLFYMGINHICMDWEPFMLPYRAGQFFVGATLNMYPGPKGDRQNYEGLGQIKAYNAITGKFKWEKMEKFAVWGGTMSTAGDLVFYGTLDGFIKARNTDTGELLWKFKLPSGSIGYPITYTHKGIQYVAINYGVGGWPGVGLVFDLQDPTAGLGAVGAFKKLAHYTQMGGGTMVFSLDGKGPYDDVNLGEFASSK from the coding sequence ATGCGCACACTTTTAACCTCTGTATCCGTGGCCACGCTCGTGGCCATTTCTCAGTTCGGGTTTGCGCCGATTGCATCGGCGAACGACAAGCTAAACCAACTGTCGCAGAGCGACGACAATTGGGTGATGCCGGGCAAGGATTATAAATCCGACAACTTTAGCAAGCTCACCCAGATCAACGCGAGCAACGTCAAGCAGCTAAAACCGGCCTGGTCCTTCTCGACTGGCGTTTTGAATGGTCATGAAGGCGCGCCCCTCGTCGTCGACGGCAAGATGTTTATCTCGTCGCCCTTTCCCAACACGACTTTTGCGCTCGATCTCGACGAGCCGGGCGTGATCCTTTGGGAAGACAAGCCCAAGCAAAATCCCGCGGCGCGCGCGGTCGCATGCTGTGACGTCGTCAATCGCGGCCTCGCCTATTGGCCGGGCGACGGCAAGACGCCCTCGCTGATCCTCAAAACGCAGCTTGACGGCCATGTCGTCGCCTTGAACGCGGCGACGGGCGAGGTTTACTGGAAGGTCGAGAATTCCGACATCAAGGTGGGCTCGACGCTCACCATCGCGCCTTATGTTGTAAAAGATATCGTTCTTGTCGGGTCCTCAGGCGCCGAGCTTGGCGTGCGCGGATATGTGACGGGATACGACGTGAAAACGGGCGAGCAGAAATGGCGCGCTTATGCGACCGGCCCGGATTCGGACCTGCTTCTCGCCGACGATTTCAATATCAAGAACCCCCATTATGGCCAGAAAGGTCTTGGCACTTCCACCTGGGAAGGCGACGCCTGGAAGATCGGCGGCGGCACAAACTGGGGCTGGTACGCATTCGACCCCGACACCAACATGACTTATTTCGGCACCGGCAACCCGGCGCCATGGAACGAAACCATGCGTCCAGGCGACAATAAATGGACCATGACGATTTTCGGCCGTGACGTCGACACCGGCAAAGCCCATTTCGGCTATCAGAAAACCCCTCACGACGAATGGGATTTCGCCGGCGTCAATGTCATGATGCTGTCCGATCAGAAAGACAAGGACGGCAAGCTGCGCAAGCTTCTGACCCATCCGGATCGCAACGGCATCGTCTACACGCTTGACCGGACCAATGGCGACCTCGTCAGCGCCAACAAGATCGACGACACCGTCAACGTCTTCAAGCAGGTCGATCTGAAGTCTGGCACACCGGTCCGCGATCCCGAGTTCGGCACGCGTATGGACCATCTCGCTCGCGAGGTGTGTCCGTCGGCGATGGGCTATCACAATCAGGGTCATGACTCCTACGACGCCAACAAGCAGCTCTTCTACATGGGCATCAATCATATCTGCATGGATTGGGAGCCTTTCATGCTTCCCTACCGCGCAGGTCAGTTCTTTGTGGGCGCGACGCTGAACATGTATCCCGGTCCGAAGGGCGACCGTCAGAACTATGAAGGCCTCGGACAGATCAAGGCCTACAACGCCATCACCGGCAAATTCAAATGGGAGAAGATGGAGAAATTCGCGGTTTGGGGCGGCACCATGTCCACGGCTGGCGACCTTGTCTTCTACGGCACGCTCGACGGTTTCATCAAGGCGCGCAACACCGACACCGGAGAGCTGCTGTGGAAGTTCAAGCTTCCGTCCGGCTCCATCGGATATCCGATTACCTACACCCATAAGGGCATTCAATATGTCGCCATCAACTATGGCGTCGGCGGATGGCCGGGCGTTGGCCTCGTGTTCGACCTTCAGGATCCGACCGCCGGCCTTGGCGCCGTCGGCGCGTTCAAGAAGCTCGCGCACTACACCCAGATGGGCGGCGGCACGATGGTCTTCTCGCTCGACGGGAAGGGCCCCTATGACGACGTGAATCTCGGCGAGTTTGCATCAAGCAAATAG
- the moxJ gene encoding methanol oxidation system protein MoxJ has protein sequence MRRDNLLFGWLGAGVALVALGGGAIAEQAAADKSRDLRICASEKEAPFSIKDGKGFENRIAIALAEAMNRKPVFVWTARPAIYLVRDYLDKNLCDVVIGVDTGDARVLSSAPYYRSAYVFLSRENENLDIESWKDPRIDKVGHIAVSFGSPGEVMLKDLGKYEDNMAYLYSLVNFKAPRNEYTQIPPSKIVEEVVLGNAGLAAAFAPEVARYVKASPEPLRMTVISDDAISGDGAKTPQHFDQSVGVRKDDVALLEEVNAGLAKAQPRITSILKEEGIPLLDKGM, from the coding sequence ATGCGACGCGACAATCTTCTTTTCGGCTGGCTAGGCGCTGGCGTAGCGCTTGTCGCCCTTGGCGGCGGCGCGATTGCGGAGCAGGCCGCGGCCGACAAAAGCAGGGACCTGAGAATCTGCGCGTCGGAAAAAGAGGCGCCGTTCTCGATCAAGGACGGCAAAGGCTTCGAGAACCGTATCGCCATCGCGCTCGCCGAGGCGATGAATCGCAAGCCCGTCTTTGTATGGACCGCCCGGCCGGCGATCTACCTCGTCCGCGACTATCTCGACAAGAATCTCTGCGACGTCGTCATCGGAGTTGATACGGGCGACGCGCGCGTGCTTTCGAGCGCCCCCTATTATCGCTCCGCCTATGTCTTCCTCTCGCGCGAGAATGAAAACCTCGATATTGAGTCCTGGAAAGATCCGCGAATTGACAAGGTCGGTCATATCGCCGTTTCGTTCGGTTCGCCTGGAGAGGTGATGCTGAAAGATCTCGGCAAATATGAAGACAACATGGCCTATCTCTATTCGTTGGTGAACTTCAAGGCGCCGCGGAACGAATATACGCAGATCCCGCCCTCAAAGATCGTCGAGGAAGTCGTTCTGGGCAACGCCGGTCTCGCGGCCGCGTTCGCGCCGGAAGTCGCGCGCTACGTGAAGGCCTCGCCGGAGCCCCTTCGCATGACGGTAATTTCCGATGACGCAATCAGCGGCGATGGAGCGAAGACGCCGCAACATTTCGATCAGTCTGTTGGGGTGCGTAAAGATGACGTTGCCCTTCTCGAGGAGGTGAACGCAGGCCTCGCGAAAGCTCAGCCCAGGATCACATCGATTCTCAAGGAGGAAGGCATTCCTCTGCTCGACAAGGGGATGTGA
- the moxG gene encoding cytochrome c(L), periplasmic, translating into MKRLKFYRNLAFSMLTVTICLGAFAQTTSLDLRNTVTGEPMSLDDALPDGRDTEGVKRFLQTGHNPYSSDKSCLYKGSQIFLTACSGCHGHLAEGKIGPGLNDDYWTYPKNQTDQGMFETIFGGAQAQMGPQSLNLTLDEILQVMSWVRHLYKDGASGAVWLTPEEKAHFKPYSEHDAPIPADSPGLCNPAAEAKPATALSK; encoded by the coding sequence ATGAAGCGTCTGAAATTCTATCGGAACCTCGCGTTTTCCATGTTGACCGTCACAATCTGCCTAGGAGCTTTCGCACAAACAACCAGCCTCGATCTCAGGAATACGGTGACCGGCGAACCCATGTCGCTCGATGACGCTTTGCCAGACGGGCGCGACACGGAAGGCGTGAAGCGCTTTCTGCAAACCGGGCACAACCCGTATAGCTCGGACAAGAGCTGCCTGTACAAAGGTTCGCAGATCTTCCTAACGGCGTGCTCGGGCTGTCACGGCCATCTCGCCGAGGGTAAGATTGGTCCGGGCCTTAACGATGACTATTGGACCTATCCGAAGAATCAGACCGACCAGGGCATGTTCGAGACGATCTTCGGCGGCGCGCAAGCGCAGATGGGACCGCAATCGCTCAATTTGACGCTTGACGAGATATTGCAGGTCATGTCGTGGGTCCGTCACCTCTACAAGGATGGCGCCAGCGGAGCGGTCTGGCTGACGCCAGAGGAGAAAGCGCACTTTAAGCCCTACAGCGAACACGATGCGCCGATCCCTGCGGATTCGCCGGGTCTCTGCAATCCGGCCGCCGAGGCCAAGCCAGCGACGGCGCTCAGCAAATAA
- a CDS encoding methanol dehydrogenase [cytochrome c] subunit, giving the protein MLKKIAYALPSVCAAGFVLAVTTFSAAAYDGQTCVAPGNCWEPKPGFPAKIAGSKYDPKHNPKELAKQSESITAMEERNAKRVAAFKKTGKFVYEVEKIAD; this is encoded by the coding sequence ATGCTCAAGAAGATCGCATATGCATTGCCCTCGGTCTGCGCCGCTGGTTTCGTGCTTGCAGTGACGACCTTTTCCGCTGCAGCCTATGATGGCCAGACCTGTGTCGCGCCAGGCAATTGCTGGGAGCCGAAGCCGGGATTTCCGGCGAAGATCGCCGGTTCGAAATACGACCCGAAGCACAATCCGAAAGAGCTCGCCAAGCAGTCGGAGTCAATCACCGCGATGGAAGAACGCAACGCCAAGCGCGTCGCGGCTTTCAAGAAGACCGGCAAGTTCGTCTATGAGGTCGAAAAGATCGCAGACTGA
- a CDS encoding AAA family ATPase produces the protein MTAAPQQESAPDLAAWRNAAHALQAEIGKAVLGQKRAITLLTIAVFARGHVLLEGDVGTGKTTLLRAFARAIGGAFERVEGTIDLMPGDLIYHTYLAADGRPRVEPGPALRRGEELSIFFFNEINRARPQVHALLLRLMAERSLSAFDRDYHFPFLQVFADRNRVEREETFELPAAARDRFFMEIGVEAPADRETRRRLIFETRFHDADALVNSVQPNVVDYRALDEVARAIQQQVRASPVIEDYVVTLWQAIGDPLSFGIALADVDMERLIQGGGSPRGLSFLVRAARVRAWLEGRDILLPEDVRDVFFETMAHRIFLDPIYELRREALVAELCRRVFETVPSP, from the coding sequence ATGACAGCGGCGCCGCAGCAAGAGTCTGCTCCAGATCTCGCGGCATGGCGCAACGCCGCCCATGCGCTGCAGGCTGAGATCGGCAAGGCGGTGCTCGGTCAAAAACGCGCCATAACGCTGTTGACGATCGCGGTCTTCGCGCGCGGACATGTGTTGCTGGAGGGCGATGTCGGCACCGGGAAGACGACTCTTCTGCGCGCATTCGCGCGCGCGATAGGAGGCGCTTTCGAGCGGGTCGAAGGCACGATCGACCTGATGCCGGGTGATCTCATCTATCATACCTATCTTGCGGCGGACGGGCGGCCGCGGGTCGAGCCGGGTCCGGCGCTTCGCCGCGGCGAAGAGCTATCGATCTTTTTCTTCAACGAAATCAACCGCGCGCGGCCGCAAGTTCATGCGCTTTTGCTGCGGCTCATGGCCGAGCGCAGCCTCTCGGCTTTTGATCGGGATTATCATTTTCCGTTTCTCCAGGTTTTCGCCGACCGCAATCGCGTCGAGCGGGAGGAAACATTCGAGTTGCCGGCAGCCGCGCGGGATCGATTCTTCATGGAGATCGGCGTCGAAGCGCCGGCCGACAGGGAAACGCGGCGGCGCCTGATATTCGAGACGCGGTTCCACGACGCGGATGCGCTGGTCAACTCAGTCCAGCCAAATGTGGTCGACTATCGCGCGCTCGACGAAGTTGCTCGCGCCATTCAGCAACAAGTCCGCGCAAGCCCGGTCATCGAGGATTACGTTGTGACGCTGTGGCAGGCGATCGGCGATCCGCTTTCGTTCGGGATCGCGCTTGCGGATGTCGACATGGAGCGGCTGATCCAGGGCGGCGGCAGTCCGCGCGGACTGAGCTTTCTGGTTCGCGCCGCCCGCGTTCGCGCCTGGCTCGAGGGCCGCGACATTCTCCTGCCGGAAGACGTGCGCGACGTGTTCTTCGAGACGATGGCGCACCGTATTTTCCTCGATCCGATTTATGAACTGCGTCGCGAGGCGCTGGTCGCGGAGCTTTGCCGGCGAGTCTTTGAGACGGTCCCATCGCCCTGA
- a CDS encoding DUF58 domain-containing protein has translation MREDALLSYRPHARPRTGRPGAHPGADVGSLGLFRNHAPFSRHPEARRIDLRASLRDPFGEIHVRRFEPRSVVNVYALVDLSASMGFTGRASKIALVEDICVAMARAAHRYGDAFGIIGADAHIRRDFQIRATRRRSLETEIEDLFRRSAPAGRSAAGLAEAAGLIAGRRKLVFILSDFRQPATVIDSLLASLVRHDVVPIVVGDSAEESDLPEWGLIEMQDLETGQSRVVFMRPALRRKWLDEAARRKSELRRLFLRYGRTPVIVADRLDIENLSRQLLEA, from the coding sequence ATGAGAGAAGATGCGCTCCTGTCCTACCGCCCGCATGCCCGACCGCGAACGGGGCGCCCCGGAGCTCATCCCGGCGCCGATGTCGGCAGTCTCGGCCTGTTTCGCAATCATGCGCCTTTTTCACGCCATCCGGAGGCGCGCCGGATCGATCTTCGCGCCAGTCTGCGCGATCCGTTCGGCGAGATCCATGTGCGGCGTTTCGAGCCGCGCAGCGTCGTCAACGTCTATGCGCTGGTCGATCTTTCGGCTTCGATGGGTTTTACGGGGCGGGCCTCGAAGATCGCCCTTGTTGAAGACATCTGTGTCGCCATGGCGCGCGCGGCGCATCGCTACGGCGACGCCTTCGGGATCATAGGGGCCGACGCGCACATCCGCCGGGATTTCCAGATTCGAGCGACGCGCCGGCGAAGCCTGGAAACGGAGATCGAGGATTTGTTTCGTCGATCGGCTCCAGCGGGGCGGAGCGCGGCGGGACTGGCCGAGGCTGCGGGCCTCATCGCGGGGCGCCGCAAGCTCGTCTTCATTCTTTCCGATTTCCGTCAACCGGCGACCGTCATCGACTCCCTTCTCGCAAGTCTTGTTCGCCACGATGTCGTGCCGATTGTCGTCGGCGATTCCGCTGAAGAGAGTGATTTGCCCGAATGGGGCCTCATCGAGATGCAGGATCTGGAGACAGGCCAGAGCCGGGTGGTGTTCATGCGTCCGGCCCTCCGCCGCAAATGGCTGGATGAGGCTGCGCGGCGCAAGAGCGAGTTGCGGCGCCTGTTCCTGCGCTACGGACGGACGCCCGTCATCGTCGCCGATCGCCTCGACATCGAGAATTTGTCCCGCCAGCTTTTGGAAGCCTGA
- a CDS encoding vWA domain-containing protein encodes MSLTFADPQFLWLTPLAALPLLGGLLRRSAYPSLGGVPVDVLSRLLSLALTFAAVAAIGSTALALTGPRRGGELVEKIGDGAETALLIDRSGSMNETFAGRPPEGGEESKANAARRVLQDYVRRRQHDRFGVVGFSTSPIRMLPLTDNMDAVLGAVAAIDRPGLDYTDIGRGLSTALSLLSEDAGQSPRVLLLVSDGAAVIDPKVQQTLRMTFARMPVNLYWLFLRTANSTGISDTPKPGEDTPQAMPERHLDLFFKSLKIPYKAFEVENPGAVEAAVAEIGRLETHPIVYRERLPTEDLTGFFAALGLLSSLALVAAKIFETGLFKSSLPLGLPQAAGPSRRRAA; translated from the coding sequence ATGAGTCTGACATTCGCCGATCCCCAGTTCCTCTGGCTCACGCCGCTGGCGGCGCTGCCGCTGCTTGGCGGCCTTCTGCGCCGTTCCGCATACCCTTCGCTCGGCGGCGTTCCCGTCGACGTCCTGTCGCGCCTGTTATCATTGGCGCTGACGTTTGCCGCTGTCGCCGCCATCGGATCGACGGCGCTGGCGCTCACCGGCCCGCGTCGAGGCGGGGAGCTTGTTGAGAAGATCGGCGACGGCGCCGAGACCGCGCTCCTCATCGATCGCAGCGGCAGCATGAACGAGACCTTTGCCGGGCGGCCGCCGGAAGGCGGCGAAGAGTCGAAGGCAAACGCGGCGCGGCGCGTCCTTCAGGACTATGTCCGGCGGCGGCAGCATGATCGCTTCGGCGTGGTCGGGTTTTCGACCTCGCCGATCCGCATGCTTCCGTTGACCGACAATATGGACGCCGTGCTTGGCGCCGTCGCCGCGATCGATCGTCCGGGCCTTGATTACACCGACATTGGGCGAGGTCTTTCGACGGCGCTCAGCCTGCTGTCCGAGGACGCCGGCCAATCCCCGCGCGTGCTTCTGCTCGTTTCGGACGGCGCGGCTGTGATCGATCCCAAAGTGCAGCAGACGTTGCGCATGACCTTCGCGCGCATGCCGGTCAATCTCTACTGGCTGTTTCTTCGCACCGCCAATTCGACCGGCATTTCAGACACGCCAAAGCCCGGCGAGGATACGCCGCAGGCGATGCCCGAGCGTCATCTCGATCTCTTCTTCAAGAGCCTCAAAATTCCCTACAAGGCGTTCGAGGTCGAAAATCCCGGCGCTGTCGAGGCTGCGGTCGCGGAGATCGGACGACTCGAAACCCATCCGATCGTCTATCGCGAACGCCTGCCGACGGAAGATCTCACCGGCTTCTTTGCGGCGCTCGGGCTGCTGTCGAGTCTCGCCCTCGTCGCCGCGAAGATTTTCGAGACAGGGCTCTTCAAAAGCAGTCTGCCGCTGGGCCTTCCTCAAGCGGCGGGGCCCTCTCGCAGGAGAGCCGCATGA
- a CDS encoding vWA domain-containing protein, producing the protein MTAGPRFPRRETLRDGRFWLLCATAFLLAVSFALPSFRSKANGVDLLVVVDITGSMNTRDYRENGHPVSRLEHVKASLRSLLPELPCPARVGLAIFTERQPFLLFEPIDVCGAFAPVEGAIAGLDWRMAWEGDSHIAAGLYRAIDIAHDVNADLVFFTDGQEAPPLPASGGPEFTGERGAVKGLIVGTGGFALSPIPKFDDEGREIGFFGVADVPHENRFGPPPADAEQREGYNPRNAPFGSAAATGTEHLSSLREPYLKSLGDKTGLGYIRLEDASALRKAILAEARPHAVERERPLRPFALGLAFILLVALYGAPPLWTLLKRLRADRISTLAIWRKSRA; encoded by the coding sequence GTGACTGCGGGGCCGCGCTTTCCGCGCCGCGAGACGCTGCGCGACGGGCGCTTCTGGCTGCTTTGCGCAACGGCCTTTCTACTCGCTGTAAGTTTCGCGCTGCCAAGTTTTCGAAGCAAGGCCAATGGCGTCGATCTCCTCGTTGTCGTTGACATCACCGGCAGTATGAACACCCGCGACTACCGCGAAAATGGCCATCCTGTCAGCCGCCTTGAACATGTGAAAGCAAGCCTGCGGTCGCTCCTTCCCGAGCTGCCATGTCCGGCGCGCGTCGGCCTCGCCATATTCACGGAGCGCCAGCCATTCCTTCTGTTCGAGCCGATCGATGTCTGCGGCGCCTTTGCTCCCGTCGAGGGCGCGATCGCCGGACTCGATTGGCGCATGGCCTGGGAAGGCGACAGCCATATCGCAGCGGGCCTCTATCGCGCCATCGACATAGCGCATGATGTGAACGCGGATCTCGTCTTCTTCACCGACGGTCAGGAAGCGCCGCCTTTGCCAGCTTCGGGCGGTCCCGAATTTACGGGCGAGCGAGGCGCGGTGAAAGGGCTCATCGTCGGGACTGGGGGCTTTGCGCTTTCTCCCATTCCCAAATTCGACGACGAAGGCCGCGAAATCGGCTTTTTCGGCGTCGCCGACGTGCCGCACGAAAATCGCTTCGGTCCGCCGCCGGCGGATGCGGAGCAGCGTGAAGGCTACAATCCGCGCAATGCGCCGTTTGGCTCGGCGGCCGCGACGGGAACGGAACATCTCTCGTCGCTGCGCGAGCCCTACCTCAAGTCGCTCGGCGACAAGACAGGCCTTGGCTACATTCGTCTTGAGGACGCCTCGGCGCTTCGCAAGGCCATCCTGGCGGAAGCCCGGCCGCACGCGGTCGAACGGGAGCGCCCGCTGCGGCCTTTCGCGCTCGGACTGGCGTTCATCCTGCTCGTCGCTCTCTACGGGGCTCCGCCCCTGTGGACTCTCTTGAAGCGATTGCGCGCGGATCGCATCTCAACCCTCGCAATCTGGAGAAAATCGCGGGCATGA
- a CDS encoding SRPBCC family protein: MKHFFSIVAFLLFATAAAAHGPTPQKAEETIAIAASPNAVWAIVADFGAISSWHPLIAESQSTDGNKAGATRKLTLKKGGVLTEDLDEYDAPGMSYSYRVEDPNLDALAVSFYSATLSVKPAADGGSTVEWFGRFYRGDTGNFPPEDLNDEAAQKSMSEFMKAGLAGLKAKAEAKP, encoded by the coding sequence ATGAAACATTTCTTTTCGATTGTCGCATTCTTGCTTTTCGCGACCGCGGCCGCCGCGCATGGACCAACGCCGCAAAAGGCCGAAGAAACGATCGCCATCGCAGCCAGCCCGAACGCTGTATGGGCGATCGTCGCCGATTTTGGCGCCATTTCCAGCTGGCATCCCCTTATTGCCGAAAGCCAGTCTACAGACGGAAATAAAGCCGGCGCGACGCGAAAGCTGACGCTGAAAAAGGGCGGCGTTCTGACGGAGGATCTCGACGAATATGACGCCCCGGGAATGAGCTACAGCTATCGCGTCGAGGACCCCAATCTCGACGCCCTGGCGGTCAGTTTTTATTCGGCGACCCTCAGCGTCAAGCCCGCTGCGGATGGCGGCAGCACGGTCGAATGGTTCGGCCGTTTCTATCGCGGCGACACCGGCAACTTTCCGCCGGAAGATCTGAATGATGAGGCGGCCCAAAAATCCATGTCGGAATTTATGAAAGCGGGACTGGCCGGTCTAAAGGCGAAAGCCGAAGCGAAACCTTAG
- a CDS encoding YncE family protein, which translates to MVTRRDLLSGAFGLALAAPRAFAAPVGARVGSRIYVADQDGRRILVIDPMRDEVAAVIALGAGPAALASAPDGSAIYATHPDCGEISVIGVREQKLLQTFYVGGTPFGLAVAANDELVVGDWNDAVLIRVNRGNGEVNGRIAIGRSPALIVADPSRRRLYVAERGDSTIGVIDVDRLERIAALRVGEAPFALALTPDGRRLYAANVRGGNVSLVDTERLAVVGAFESGPMPYGLAVADDGKTLLVVNQQAGTLSLIATNRFEAAVKIKVGRYPEGVVVAAELGKAYVMNWFSGDISVIDLEAGLEARRIRTGGGPRAALRVSGPTL; encoded by the coding sequence TTGGTCACGCGGCGCGATCTCCTTTCCGGCGCATTCGGCCTCGCCCTTGCGGCGCCCCGAGCGTTCGCAGCGCCCGTCGGCGCAAGAGTCGGGTCGCGCATCTATGTCGCGGACCAGGATGGCCGCCGGATCCTCGTCATCGATCCCATGCGCGATGAAGTGGCGGCGGTAATCGCGCTCGGGGCAGGGCCTGCCGCTCTCGCCAGCGCGCCGGACGGGTCCGCCATCTATGCGACGCATCCGGATTGCGGAGAAATCTCCGTGATCGGCGTGCGGGAACAGAAGCTGCTCCAGACCTTCTATGTTGGCGGGACGCCTTTTGGCCTCGCCGTCGCCGCCAACGACGAACTTGTCGTCGGCGACTGGAATGACGCCGTCTTGATCCGCGTCAATCGCGGCAACGGCGAAGTCAACGGGCGCATCGCAATCGGGCGCTCGCCCGCATTGATTGTCGCCGACCCGTCCCGCCGCCGGCTCTATGTCGCGGAAAGGGGGGATTCAACGATCGGCGTCATCGACGTGGACCGTCTCGAGCGCATTGCGGCGCTCCGGGTCGGGGAGGCGCCCTTCGCGCTCGCTTTGACGCCGGACGGGCGACGTCTTTACGCCGCGAATGTCCGCGGCGGAAACGTCTCCCTTGTCGATACGGAACGGCTTGCTGTGGTTGGCGCGTTCGAATCCGGCCCGATGCCCTACGGCCTCGCTGTGGCGGACGACGGCAAGACGCTTCTCGTCGTCAATCAACAGGCGGGGACGCTGTCCCTTATCGCTACGAACCGCTTTGAGGCGGCCGTCAAGATAAAGGTCGGCCGCTACCCGGAAGGCGTCGTGGTCGCCGCGGAGCTTGGCAAAGCCTATGTCATGAACTGGTTCTCGGGAGACATTTCGGTCATCGATCTCGAAGCCGGCCTCGAGGCGCGGCGGATCAGGACCGGCGGCGGCCCGCGCGCGGCCCTCCGCGTGTCTGGCCCGACCCTTTGA
- a CDS encoding ATP-binding protein — translation MFDANQQEILVDRTLTTDQLREREPAPGWFVSLIAPPAERHQMPIIAQHRKIGTVFIIEAPQDEVAEVWEDMSALTAIAFVANLAILGMLYLTFGRILVPLTRLAHGLSELEHQNFATRVAEPRIRELAEIVRRFNHLATALGETHDENRRLNQRLINLQDEERRRIALDLHDEFGPCFFGLSASLRLLKAIAASLTHEDHSSAIETLTEQTALMAEIIERMRVANRGILTSLRPMALGHVPLQKVLEILIADLSKLHAGVSISLKAEGLRYTYSEPIDLTVYRCVQESVTNAIRHSTASTITIELHEMEDMQENAKCKTCLRLVVEDSGKGIMDDIQAGFGLAGMKERVNALGGVWSIANRDGYGARVCMILPI, via the coding sequence GTGTTCGATGCGAACCAACAGGAAATCCTCGTCGACCGCACGCTGACGACGGATCAGCTACGGGAGCGCGAGCCTGCTCCTGGCTGGTTCGTGTCCTTGATTGCTCCCCCCGCGGAGCGGCATCAGATGCCGATCATCGCGCAGCATCGCAAGATTGGAACAGTCTTCATTATCGAGGCTCCACAGGATGAAGTGGCGGAAGTGTGGGAGGATATGTCGGCCTTGACTGCGATCGCTTTTGTCGCCAATCTGGCGATACTTGGCATGTTGTATCTGACTTTCGGCCGCATACTCGTGCCGCTAACCAGGCTGGCGCATGGGCTGTCCGAGCTCGAACACCAGAACTTTGCAACTCGCGTCGCCGAACCGCGCATCCGCGAACTCGCTGAGATCGTCCGCCGGTTCAACCATCTCGCCACGGCGCTTGGCGAGACGCATGACGAAAATCGAAGGCTCAATCAGCGGTTGATCAATCTGCAGGACGAGGAACGCCGCCGCATCGCGCTCGATCTGCACGATGAATTCGGGCCTTGCTTCTTCGGGCTGAGCGCCAGTCTCCGCCTGCTCAAAGCCATTGCCGCATCATTAACCCATGAAGATCACTCCAGTGCGATTGAAACGCTGACCGAGCAGACGGCCCTGATGGCGGAAATTATCGAACGCATGCGAGTCGCCAATCGTGGTATTCTCACCAGCTTGCGACCGATGGCGCTCGGCCATGTTCCCTTGCAGAAGGTATTGGAAATTCTCATTGCCGATCTTTCAAAACTTCACGCGGGCGTTTCCATTTCTCTAAAGGCGGAAGGGCTGCGATACACCTACAGCGAGCCGATCGATTTGACGGTCTACCGATGTGTTCAGGAAAGCGTAACGAACGCCATTCGCCATTCGACGGCGTCGACGATTACGATTGAACTTCATGAGATGGAGGACATGCAGGAAAATGCAAAATGCAAGACATGTTTGCGCTTGGTTGTTGAGGATTCAGGCAAAGGAATTATGGACGACATTCAAGCCGGCTTTGGTCTTGCGGGGATGAAGGAGCGCGTCAACGCTCTTGGCGGCGTCTGGTCGATCGCCAATCGGGATGGATATGGCGCGCGCGTTTGCATGATTCTCCCCATCTGA